GCAACACTGCGACGACCGGCATCATCCATGGTCTGGTCTCGGCAGTACAACAACGCCGTTTCCAATGCCGCTAAATCCGCATTTTTTTGCAGTGAGCGCTTTTCAAGAAAGATTCTGCCGGTATCGACAACCACTGCTAGAAACATGATCAGTGTGATCATCATTACTGCTGCCATCACCGCGACCACGCCTTGTTGCCGTTGCCGTAGTGTTGTTTTATTTGCGGTGATCATCTTGATGATACTCAGTCGTTTGTAAACGTTTCGTCGATAAAACTGTCGGGGATAGGCTGGCTAAAGCTTTTTACGTAGCGCTGATAGATTTCACTGCGGGCTTTACCACTAAGGTACTGCTCATTACCACTTGCTAATTCCCCTGAGCGTTGTGCAGCCATCAGTTTTGCGGTGGCGGTTTGGGGCTCGCTTTTGTGGTTCGGAGGTGTGGCAAAAGCAGGGGCGGCCAGCAACAGGGCGGCAGCGGTGGCAATATAGTATTTCATAGTGGTGCTCCTTTTTTGATGCTGGATGAATTGGCTAAGGCGGGTTGCTTAAAGGTGTTTGCTTTGCCAATGAGTTCTTTGAATTCGTGTCTATCGATACCATTGTTCGATGCCATACGGGCGGCGGTGCGGGTGTCGCCGTCCAGAATCAGGCTGATCACCATATTGCGAATGGCCACTGGGTGCCCAGGTGCAAGTTGTAGGGCGGTCATAAACTCCCGTTGGGCGTCTTTAAACTCTCGGTGGGCCAACAGAATAAAACCAAAATCATTGCGAATATCTGCATTGGTGGGGGCCAGTTTTCGGGCAGTCAGCATTTGTTGATGGGCTTGGGGAATGTCACCTCGAGTAGCCAGTATTTTGGCCATGCCAGCGTGACCATAAGCGGTCATGCAGGTGAGACTAAGATCTCGGTAACTGTTATAGGCTTCGGTCAGTAAACCGGTTTTGCGTTGGCCTTCTGCTCGCAACCATAGTGCTTGGGCGCTATTGGAGTTGTCTCTTTCAAGGTGGGCTAGTGCAGAGTAGTACTGCCCCTCTTTAATTAATTGCGAGACCATATCCAGTTTCATGCTTTCGGCCTGTTGCAGCGGTTTATCGCAGCTGGCCGCTACTGAAACGGATTTGTTAGCGGTGCTGGCACAACCACTTGCCAAAAGGGTCGCGCAAATAGCGATTGTTAAGGTGATTTTTTTCACAGGATTCTCCATCCTTGTACCAAGCTAAGTAGTTAACCCAAGTGGTTAATTGCCCATGCCAGAAAGCGCGCTTGTTAGTGACATAAAGCTGGGGCCTGCCGCAAAAATAAGCAGCGCGGGAAAAAGAAATACCATCATAACCAAAGACATCTTTCCCGATAGCTTGTTGACCGTTTCTTGAAGGTCCAAGCGCCGTCTATTTTGTAATAGGGAGTAAAGCTCATTCAGCGATTTATCGATGCTTCCGCCGGTGATGGACTGTTGGCGGATGACAATTAGGTATTCTTTAAAGCCTTCCGCCGAGGTGCTATTGATTAGCTCATAAAGCGCTTCTTCCTGACTCTGGCCCGATTCAATTTTGTTGACCGCCAGGTTCAGTTCCTTGGCGCAGTTCGGGGTAAGGTCACTCAGTTCATCGCAGATTATTGCCAGTGTTTTGGGCAGCGACAAGCCCACGCGCCAAAGCATACGGGTGGTTTGAATCAGCATTAGGGTTTCGCTTTCAAGTTTGCTTTGGCGCTCCTCGGCGACTTTTTTTAGTAGCGAGTAGCTAATCAGCAACATTACCAATAAGCTGCCCAGTACGCTTAAAATCAATTGGCTAAACTCAAAATTACGGGAAAAAGCGTAGGCACCACCGGTAACGGCAAGCGTGGTGCTGGCGACTAATGTATAGACAGTCGCTCTCATTTGCTGATCGCTTTTAAACAAGCCTGCCCGGCGCAGTAATTGCGATAAGGAGGCAAGCTGAGTGTTTTCTTCCCGTAGTTGACGCCAGATATCTGTGGCGTTGAAATTCATTTGCTTACTTTTGGTGCCGTTATTGTTGGTGGTCTCCAGGTGGGCAACCACCAGTAGTAGCACGGGGGCAGTGCATAGCACGATAGCGCCAATAATAAAGTAGATATGATGTGCTTCCATGTTTCTCTCCTTAGCGGCCGATCGATTTGACCATGCGCCATAACACCACTACACCGAGTATCTCCATCCCGATGGCAAGCAACAATAAGGACTGTCCACTAGGGGTAGCCCACATATCCAGCAGCATATTGGGGTTTTGGTAGAACATATAACCAGCAATGCCGGGGGGGAGCAGGGCCAAGACCATGGCAGTAAAGCGGGTTTCGCCAGTCATGGCACTAAGTTCACGTTTGCCTGCGTCATCAAGTCTTAAAATGGCAACAATATCGTCTAGAATGGCGCGAATGCTGCCACCGTATTGTTCGTTGATACGTAGTGATGTGGCGAGTACACCAAACTCCTGGAGTTTGCTTGCCTTCGCTTCGCGATCAAAGGACTTGTGCAGCTCGTCGCCGAGATGAACGCGACGGACAATACGGCGCATCACTGTTCCCAGAGGACGCTCTAAGGTTTCTACCGAGTCGCTAAACGCGTTTTCCACAGAAATACCTGCCGATAGGCGGCGGGTAATTTGGTTGATAAAAGAGGGCAGTTGCGCCAGCATTTTAGCGCGGCGTTTGGCGCCCACGGCCTTTGTCAGCATCACCAGTACGGCGGGTATCAGTAGCACCACCATCAGGGCCAGTTTGGTGGGCAACAGCAGCGCACTTAGCAACAGCGCAGCGGCCGCTACCGCCAGGGCGCTGTAAATAATCACTGCTGGCAGTTCAACGCCATTGGCTGCCAGGTAGTTTTTGATAAAGTCCGGCACGTCGTCTTCGGTATCGAGCTTGGCGGCCTCGTCTTCGAGGGGCTTGTCGTCATTGTTCAGTAGCAGCAATATAACAAAGGCCAGGCTGGCAACCAGTAATGACAAGGCTATCCAAATCATTTAATTAATCCTTGTTAAACCGTTACTTCTTCATCGAGCAGCGGTACCACATTGCTGTCGATGGCTTGCAAACTTTTGCTGACGTCGTCGTAGGTAAACAAGGTATTAAGTTCCACCCCCTTGTTTGCTAAGCGTAATTCGGCAATTTGAAGTACGCACCGATGACCATCAGACTTGCGGCCAATATGAACGATCAGATCCAGAGCACTACCAATCATTTTTAGAATCAGCTCGCTGGAACCCTTGAAGCCCGACATGCCCACCATCATTTCTAAACGAGTAATGGCGTCGGTTGCAGAGTTAGCGTGAACAGTACTCATGGAGCCACTATGGCCCGTGTTCATGGCCTGTAAAACATCTAGCACTTCGCCGCCACGGCTTTCGCCAACAATGATGCGGTCAGGGCGCATCCGCAGGGCGTTTTTCACCAGTTCTCTTGCGCTAATCTCGCCGACGCCTTCGTTGTTTTCAGGCCGTGTTTCCAGGCGCACTACGTGATCATTACGCAGTTGTAGTTCCGCCGCATCTTCAATAGTGACGATCCGTTCGGTGGTGGGAATATACTGGCTTAGAACATTTAACAGTGTGGTTTTACCTGAGCCAGTGGCACCACTGATCAGCATATTACGGCGATTATTTACAGCGTTGGTCAGGTAGTCTAGCGCCTCACGGCTAATCGAGCCGCCAGCCAATAGTTCCTCTGCGGTTAGCGGGTCCTTACGAAACTTTCGAATTGACAGGCAAGGACCATCCAGGGCCAGTGGCGGTACGATTGCATTAATTCGGCTGCCGTCGCCCAGACGGCCGTCTACAATCGGGCTGGATTCATCGATACGACGACCCAGCGGGGAGATCATTCTGCGAATAACTCGCAACACATGGCGGTTGTCCAAAAAACGCATGTCCGCTCGCGACAACACACCTGCCCGTTCAATATAAATATTGCGGGGGCCATTAATTAAAATGTCATTAATGGTGGGGTCGTCCAACAGAGTTTGTAGAGGGCCATAACCGACTATTTCATCTAGCAGTTGCTTTTCAAGCTTGGCGAATTGATCGCGGCCAATATTGATTTCATGGATGCGACAGTACTGACGTATATAGGCGGAAATTGCCTCTTCAAGTTTTTTTTGATTGTCATCATAGATAACATTGTCGTCTTCAATTCGATCAATAACAAAGGCGTGCATTGCTGCTTTGAGACCTTCGTGATCATTCATATCGGTTTTTTTACTTTCGGATTCGCGCCGCTCCAAGATTCTCATGAGTCTCTCCAGATTCGCTTAATTTGCAAAGCCAACATTGGCCGATCGGGATTCAGTGCTCTTTGAATTCGCTTTATCCTGACCATCGGGATCAAAAATCATGTCCAAAAATGAGGGAGTGTATTGGCTGTAGACTTCACCAGGGAGCTCAGGCAACTTGGCATTTTTGGCAATGGGTTTGACCAGGTGTGGGGTAACAATCATTACCAGCTCCTTGTCTTCCTGCTCAAATTTGGTGGAGCGGAACAACGCGCCAAGAATGGGGATGTCTCCCAATCCAGGAATACGATCGGCATTATTGAAGGTACTGCGGGTCACCAAGCCACTAATCACAAAGCTTTCGCCGGGGGCCAGCTGAATAGAGGTGTCAGTTCGCCGTACCCGCAGGCTGGGTACAGCAACGCCGCTGGCCTGCACGCCGTTGCTGAAGTCCAGGTCGCTAACTTCGGGGGCCACTTTCAGCATAATGCTGTTTTCACTGAGAATGGTGGGGGTGAGGCGTAGCCGTACGCCAAATTCCTTGAACTCAATTTGTACTTGACCGTCTCTGTTAGAAACAGGATAGGGGAATTCGCCCCCGGCTAGAAAGCTAGCCGTTTGGCCAGACAGGCTCACCAGCGAAGGTTCTGCCAAGGTATAAGCATAGCCATTTTTCTGCAGTGCATTAATTGCTCCCCGGAACGAATTGGTAGCGTGCCCAACCAGAATAGAAGAGGCATCGCCACTGTTAACCGTGTTGCCGATCAGGGCGCCCACTGGACTGTTGGCGAGCAGTGGTAGCAGGCCCGTAGAGCCGGTAGCTACCGACGTGTCACCGCCAATATAGGAAAAGGCGGTGCCAATCTGTTTTAGCTGCGAGCGGCTGTATTCCACAATACGGATATCGGTTTGTACCTGAACAGCGCCACTTTGCACGGTATTGTCTTGCACCTGTTTGCCGGCCGATTGCAGTAGTTGGTCATGCTGGTTTAATGACCGAGTCTTACCCTGCAAGTGCACGCCACTGCCGCTAGCATCTACCGCTACACCAGAGGTGCTGCTTACGGGTAGGTCAGGAACAACGTCAATCTTAAATACCGTAGGTTCTGAGCTGCCCTGCCACAGTAGCAACTGGGTAGAGCCCATGGTTTTGGCGGTAAGTAAAAATTCTCGCGAGTTCAACACTTTCAGGCTGGCAATCTCGGGGCTGCCAATGGCGCTGCGTTTAACACTGTGCTGGGTGTTAAGGGCACGCTGTTCGCCCACCGTCATTCTCAGGGTTTTGTAGGGACTGGCTTCCACTGAGGTAACAGCCGCGAGAAGTAATCCTACTAGGAATCCTTTTTTCATTACCGATACTCCTTTATGCTGGGCTAGGCCGGTATTCATTACTTGGTTACTCGAATAGTTTCGACGCTGTCACCGCTGTAAACATAGATGGACTTGGGGGCCGGAGGTGGTTTAAGTCCGGTCACGCTGCGCATCAGAGTGGGGTCGTCTTCGATAGTTTTGGTGGCATCTTCTGCATTAGCTTTTGCTAGTTGCACGTCGCTTTCGCCAATGGCAACTAAGCGAATATTGCCGCTGTTCTCTGCTAGTACCAGGGTGTTGATTTGCTCAATGGCGACCTCCAGCACAGCTGAGCGGCTGCGTTTGCCGGAGTCTTTGTCTGCGGTTTTAGGTTTACCTTTTTCGTCAGTGATTTGGGGTATGGCTTCGCCAATATCATTGCCATAAGCCAGCAGACGAACATTGCTCAGTACTCGGCGCGCCAAACTTTTGTTGTAGTTTTCTTTGTTGGGCCGGGTGGTGTAAATCACATCCACATAATCACCGGGTTGCAGAAAACCGCCGGTACCTACAACCTCATCCACTTTCACCGCAATAGCTCTGTAGCCGGGATTTACATCGTCAGCTAATAGACTGCGTTTTTCGAAGTGAACAAGTCGCAGTACATCGCCTTTGCGGAGGTCGGTTTGTAGCGTCTTGCCAACGATGTCAGTGACCTTAGAAAAACCACCCTCAATACTTTGGGGGTAGGGCACCAAGTCCACCTGCTCGGCATTAATAACGCTACCTTTGGACAGGTCTTGGTTACTGATTATTGTTTTTTGGGCGTAGGTGAAACTGCTGGCATCAGCTTGTGGGGCGGTTGCCACCGAGCCAGGTTGACTAGCATCCTGCTGGCTGATCTTATAGCCGATCACGCCCATGATAATGGCGCCGATAATCAGCAGCGCCGCGATGATTTTTAAAGTCCTTGCTTGCATGGTTGAATCCCTAAAATCGCCTTAAGCTTCAATGTTTCGTATGAGTAATTGGCAACGAAACATACCTGATATATCTGTAACTTTGATGCTATGGCTTGTGTAGTAGGCTCGATATCGTGAGAGATACGTACTAGCGCCCGTGCATGTCGAAAACCTTGCTTTGCGTCACATTACCGCTGGCGCGATGTCGCTCTAACGCCAATGGCAAAGCCGCCGCGAGGGGCGGCATTAAAGACGAAGGCTGGCGCGACCCACCAGGCTGTCTGGCAGACTGGGAATGTCACCCACCAGTGGCAGGGTGATACCCGGTAGAGGCGGCGCGGTGCTTAGCCGAACCGTACATAACATGTTTGGATCACAGGAGAAGGAGAAGTTTTCACCGCTGGTAGCACTACTCACCAAGGATGCAGACAGCCAGGTCAGGGAGTTTTGCACTTGGCTGCGTACCACTGGCTCAAGCTCGTCTTGGGTACACACCGATTCCGCGCACTCCGTGGCCAGTGCGGCCCGCAGGGCGTCTTCGCTGACATAGGTAAAACTCTGGATGATCAGAAACGCCATCCCGTAGGCGATAATCGCGTAAACCATGGCAAAGAAAACCGGAAACATCAGCGCGAATTCAATCGCCACTGCCCCCGTTTGTTTTTTGGCCTTGCCTGTTTTGTTGCTGTTGTGCTTCATGATTCCTCGCCCTCCGTCCAGTGGTTTAGCGGGAGAGATTCGATAGCTAATTGGTGACGTCTAATAGGCTTAGCAAATACTCACCGGTTAATAGATGCAGCGCTGCGCCCAAGGCGATAGCGGTGCCAAGGGGTAGCCCGGTGTGACTGGGCGGCACTGGCTTGGCGTACGTATGGGAGCTTGGCGCAAACACGCCCCGCCAGCTTGCGACCAGCGGGGCTTGAAGCTTAAGCAGACACACCACCAGCAACACGCCGGTGGCAAATACTTGCAGTAATACCGCGCTGGGCCACAGTGGCGCAATCGCCAGCATCAGCTTGACATCGCCGCCCCCCACAATGCCCTTGATATAGCCGGGCAGGGTAATGGCCAAAGCAAAGATGATATTGATTGCCAGTGTCGTTAGGTTCACTTGGCTTTGCGAAAAAAAGGCAAAGTATGCCACTGCCGCTAATAGTGCGTTTAGGGCATTGGGAATTCTGCGACTTTTCCAGTCGAGAACTCCAATGCCGGTTATTAAAGCGGTGGCGATCACAGGCTTACCTATGCATGGCTAGAGGCGCGAGTTAACCACCAGTCGCAGTAGTAACATCAGTGAACATACCCGTGAAAATGCTGCTGACACTTATACCACTAGCACCAAATGCAACGACCAGCGCTACGACAACTATTGCAGCAATAACCGCATACTCAATCGCGCTGGCACCAGTCTCGTCTTTTGCAAAAGATTTCATTTTGGTCAAAATTGTATTTAACATGGGTCGTTCTCCATTGGTTTAGGTTTCGACCGAGATACATAGGCGAATCCCTATCGGCCTTGGTGATAAGATTGCGCTTTGCACAGTTGGAAAAAAATAAGTAGTTGCCGTAGCTGATCTAAGGAAATACCCACTATTTGTAGCGTTATGCGAGATAAAATGCGCTTTTTAGCCCCCCTTTTTGCGTTATGAGCGATAACAAGACGGTTCGCCTGAAGGCCATGGACTTGCTGGCGCGGCGGGAGCACTCTCGAAGTGAGCTTAAAAATAAGCTGTTATTTCGCTTTAGTGAAAACGAATCAGAAATTGATGTGGCACTGGCCGATCTATCTGCTGAGGGTTTGCAGTGTGATGCTCGGTTTTGCGAATCGTATATCCGTGTTAGAGCAGAACGGGGGTATGGGCCTCAACGATTACAGCAGGAGCTGCGGCAACGGGGTGTGGATGAGGCGTTGATTAGTGACGCTTTAGGTTGTTGTGATATTGATTGGTGGCAGCAGGCAGAGGCGCAGTTAATTAAAAAGTTTGGTGAAGGGAAGCCTAGTGATTATAAAGCTCGCGCTAAGCGTATGCGGTTTTTGCAATATAAGGGTTATTCACAGGATCAAATCAACGTAACCTTGGCTACCCTCTGTGGTGATTGAGTTGGACGTTGAATTAAATCGCATTTATGTCATCTAACAGCTCTATGGTACAAGTGCCTCAGAAGCTTGTAGGGTACTTGTTAAATACATAAACCAGCTTAGCTGATGGTGAATGTGACTCTCTTTGGGGTTATTCACATTGCTATTTGATACGGTCGATTCAATTGCTATAAGTGGCGACAGTGGCATTAAGTAGCTGCTAAATCGCAGAGTTTTCAATAAGGAGCTTAACAATGTTAAAACGTTATTCGGTCATTTTGGCCTCGCTAATCATCTTTTTTTCACTGAGTTCAACGACCCAGGCTCAGCAAGGGGCTGACTTGGCCGCTGCTGGTTTGCAGAGCCTGGTGACTGAGCTGAAGCTTGATGAATCGCAAAAACAGGAAGTGGATGCATTAATTAAAAGCTACACAGAAAAGTCTACGGCTATCCGTACTAAGGTTCTGGAGCTGCAAACTGAAATGAAGAGCCTGGAGCTTGGCAACTTGACTAAGAAGAAAATTCAGCGTCTTAGCGCAAGCACGGGTAAATATTCTGCCCAATTCACTGAGCAAACGTTGTTGCTTCAAACTGGTTTTTACGCCGTGTTGAATAGCGAGCAAAAAGCGAAATTTGACGAGTTGAGAGG
The DNA window shown above is from Spongiibacter sp. IMCC21906 and carries:
- a CDS encoding regulatory protein RecX, with product MSDNKTVRLKAMDLLARREHSRSELKNKLLFRFSENESEIDVALADLSAEGLQCDARFCESYIRVRAERGYGPQRLQQELRQRGVDEALISDALGCCDIDWWQQAEAQLIKKFGEGKPSDYKARAKRMRFLQYKGYSQDQINVTLATLCGD
- a CDS encoding prepilin peptidase; this encodes MIATALITGIGVLDWKSRRIPNALNALLAAVAYFAFFSQSQVNLTTLAINIIFALAITLPGYIKGIVGGGDVKLMLAIAPLWPSAVLLQVFATGVLLVVCLLKLQAPLVASWRGVFAPSSHTYAKPVPPSHTGLPLGTAIALGAALHLLTGEYLLSLLDVTN
- a CDS encoding TadE/TadG family type IV pilus assembly protein, which translates into the protein MKHNSNKTGKAKKQTGAVAIEFALMFPVFFAMVYAIIAYGMAFLIIQSFTYVSEDALRAALATECAESVCTQDELEPVVRSQVQNSLTWLSASLVSSATSGENFSFSCDPNMLCTVRLSTAPPLPGITLPLVGDIPSLPDSLVGRASLRL
- a CDS encoding DUF3613 domain-containing protein: MKYYIATAAALLLAAPAFATPPNHKSEPQTATAKLMAAQRSGELASGNEQYLSGKARSEIYQRYVKSFSQPIPDSFIDETFTND
- a CDS encoding type II secretion system F family protein — protein: MEAHHIYFIIGAIVLCTAPVLLLVVAHLETTNNNGTKSKQMNFNATDIWRQLREENTQLASLSQLLRRAGLFKSDQQMRATVYTLVASTTLAVTGGAYAFSRNFEFSQLILSVLGSLLVMLLISYSLLKKVAEERQSKLESETLMLIQTTRMLWRVGLSLPKTLAIICDELSDLTPNCAKELNLAVNKIESGQSQEEALYELINSTSAEGFKEYLIVIRQQSITGGSIDKSLNELYSLLQNRRRLDLQETVNKLSGKMSLVMMVFLFPALLIFAAGPSFMSLTSALSGMGN
- a CDS encoding type II and III secretion system protein family protein; amino-acid sequence: MKKGFLVGLLLAAVTSVEASPYKTLRMTVGEQRALNTQHSVKRSAIGSPEIASLKVLNSREFLLTAKTMGSTQLLLWQGSSEPTVFKIDVVPDLPVSSTSGVAVDASGSGVHLQGKTRSLNQHDQLLQSAGKQVQDNTVQSGAVQVQTDIRIVEYSRSQLKQIGTAFSYIGGDTSVATGSTGLLPLLANSPVGALIGNTVNSGDASSILVGHATNSFRGAINALQKNGYAYTLAEPSLVSLSGQTASFLAGGEFPYPVSNRDGQVQIEFKEFGVRLRLTPTILSENSIMLKVAPEVSDLDFSNGVQASGVAVPSLRVRRTDTSIQLAPGESFVISGLVTRSTFNNADRIPGLGDIPILGALFRSTKFEQEDKELVMIVTPHLVKPIAKNAKLPELPGEVYSQYTPSFLDMIFDPDGQDKANSKSTESRSANVGFAN
- a CDS encoding Spy/CpxP family protein refolding chaperone, producing MLKRYSVILASLIIFFSLSSTTQAQQGADLAAAGLQSLVTELKLDESQKQEVDALIKSYTEKSTAIRTKVLELQTEMKSLELGNLTKKKIQRLSASTGKYSAQFTEQTLLLQTGFYAVLNSEQKAKFDELRGQIAERRSIMSSQ
- a CDS encoding type II secretion system F family protein, which encodes MIWIALSLLVASLAFVILLLLNNDDKPLEDEAAKLDTEDDVPDFIKNYLAANGVELPAVIIYSALAVAAAALLLSALLLPTKLALMVVLLIPAVLVMLTKAVGAKRRAKMLAQLPSFINQITRRLSAGISVENAFSDSVETLERPLGTVMRRIVRRVHLGDELHKSFDREAKASKLQEFGVLATSLRINEQYGGSIRAILDDIVAILRLDDAGKRELSAMTGETRFTAMVLALLPPGIAGYMFYQNPNMLLDMWATPSGQSLLLLAIGMEILGVVVLWRMVKSIGR
- the cpaB gene encoding Flp pilus assembly protein CpaB, whose translation is MQARTLKIIAALLIIGAIIMGVIGYKISQQDASQPGSVATAPQADASSFTYAQKTIISNQDLSKGSVINAEQVDLVPYPQSIEGGFSKVTDIVGKTLQTDLRKGDVLRLVHFEKRSLLADDVNPGYRAIAVKVDEVVGTGGFLQPGDYVDVIYTTRPNKENYNKSLARRVLSNVRLLAYGNDIGEAIPQITDEKGKPKTADKDSGKRSRSAVLEVAIEQINTLVLAENSGNIRLVAIGESDVQLAKANAEDATKTIEDDPTLMRSVTGLKPPPAPKSIYVYSGDSVETIRVTK
- a CDS encoding CpaF family protein, whose protein sequence is MRILERRESESKKTDMNDHEGLKAAMHAFVIDRIEDDNVIYDDNQKKLEEAISAYIRQYCRIHEINIGRDQFAKLEKQLLDEIVGYGPLQTLLDDPTINDILINGPRNIYIERAGVLSRADMRFLDNRHVLRVIRRMISPLGRRIDESSPIVDGRLGDGSRINAIVPPLALDGPCLSIRKFRKDPLTAEELLAGGSISREALDYLTNAVNNRRNMLISGATGSGKTTLLNVLSQYIPTTERIVTIEDAAELQLRNDHVVRLETRPENNEGVGEISARELVKNALRMRPDRIIVGESRGGEVLDVLQAMNTGHSGSMSTVHANSATDAITRLEMMVGMSGFKGSSELILKMIGSALDLIVHIGRKSDGHRCVLQIAELRLANKGVELNTLFTYDDVSKSLQAIDSNVVPLLDEEVTV
- a CDS encoding Flp family type IVb pilin, whose protein sequence is MLNTILTKMKSFAKDETGASAIEYAVIAAIVVVALVVAFGASGISVSSIFTGMFTDVTTATGG